The Palaemon carinicauda isolate YSFRI2023 chromosome 37, ASM3689809v2, whole genome shotgun sequence genome contains a region encoding:
- the LOC137629364 gene encoding glutamate-rich protein 6B-like, translated as MNTRGTSAPSSNAYMRTAWSYVSTSAYYIVPENDLKVSDYIVPENDLKVSDYIVPENDLKVSDYIVPENDLKVSDYIVPENDLNVSDYIVPENDLNVSDYIVPENDLNVSDYIVPENDLNVSDYIVPENDLNVSDYIVPENDLNVSDYIVPENDLNVSDYIVPENDLNVSDYIVPENDLNVSDYIVPENDLNVSDYIVPENDLNV; from the exons ATGAACAccagaggcacgtccgcaccgtcctcaaacgcctacatgagaacggcctggtcgtacgtttcgacaagtgcat ATTATATCGTTCCAGAGAATGATCTAAAAGTTTCAGATTATATCGTTCCAGAGAATGATCTAAAAGTTTCAGATTATATCGTTCCAGAGAATGATCTAAAAGTTTCAGATTATATCGTTCCAGAGAATGATCTAAAAGTTTCAGATTACATCGTTCCAGAGAATGATCTGAATGTTTCAGATTATATCGTTCCAGAGAATGATCTGAATGTTTCAGATTACATCGTTCCAGAGAATGATCTGAATGTTTCAGATTATATCGTTCCAGAGAATGATCTGAATGTTTCAGATTATATCGTTCCAGAGAATGATCTGAATGTTTCAGATTACATCGTTCCAGAGAATGATCTGAATGTTTCAGATTATATCGTTCCAGAGAATGATCTGAATGTTTCAGATTACATCGTTCCAGAGAATGATCTGAATGTTTCAGATTATATCGTTCCAGAGAATGATCTGAATGTTTCAGATTACATCGTTCCAGAGAATGATCTGAATGTTTCAGATTATATCGTTCCAGAGAATGATCTAAATGTTTGA
- the LOC137629781 gene encoding uncharacterized protein produces MYIRSSDEEPLIKPPQQQTFVRRDPLRVSTRRPTRSALAKRQVAGLQLSSKSTVTSKGNVSPKENLEDPLIRTNEALRELYHRQLTSDHLNYLPPLPPQRNHDENSQRLSSDSLRRAKTSHNQSEHIAGGSSSHLHNQRAPSPHQNNTVDGFQQDPWKYSGSSRQISSPPHPASAVLDNECTGQSIRDNGGPIDQTDLDFQRPYDPAQPKEPWNQRLFSALRRPSSPLVSQRKSPQSTSDIAKQGNEGKKGFHSFFKRSPSPSTFYCSSSLTDDKTSSHGSLNGQQSTEVVRDISDGSATRSLTPNSSPVTCWRTRNPSDPLSDGGFKRYGSFPLQKKKANYVYPYIRSTFNEKEPDTEQRKRLSFVSFRRPSTPVPKDPVVDSVSSSESCSVNRNNAIQNKGANCFAILPSSRPLHLVKDKFDPETVSIPIERDPRYDKKNLRRKVEVSNTIAPVVTDDNEEKSSSRSRLPRTQRTHSLPETRPDGDSVPLCNDFEYFQELQNSKESGSQSLNAQLHKTNKLLTGLQQTYDGFRTDEDQILPSSSATPVSEQPSPKTQFTFVPIIPDHSEGFHGRDPVNCSTEEYEALHRDLSRCSSSCSSVSGGPDIYECFDNSICGLEEQPVESKTNADHVSYLLSNEEDYIITLGNMMSIYERMCIETPSHIRQHFDLLFKQIGLLYQFHMLLYSTLKDAGKDLSTIAGAFEDEQFRCYKQYMIMTPTVQKDFHKYSTYLNETFPTLRSDFLKPSVRINFYAMLLEGFKKTASEYEKNKLQSSIDYLFNLKRQANTEMTITSVVCSPVDLRLCGDLLMIGDIFCYGGGPLQKRKYHMILFENLLMIASSKLSFFKYKIHYRVEQLDDVKPVEDNDSEFILKVLTEGQVTSVSFKFKVRLVPQRDQWIKHFHKIISQTKIQYPSDRVKNISSTNKTQMLPLSLYKAYPQLLHLMTSESDPVTQTKQFSPEYLCNHLITQERNYIRQIESLLNPDSIGPPESLCTLLGKLYNLHQKEILPDLEIAQRKGFRDVILYLNDHINLFQIYSDYFVVRCQLHHELESSTEASLYITPVQYFACIMSWLKLASYDAAYKTYTSVILQRLKDIVLDAQVRLLSESIINGRIDFYRSGNLLRSDSMEVKTRRRVVHEGVYQVLLFKKIIILTKKKPPYYEYVWDIWLNQVNLGPPSNSETGFKLEVRQGRGREALTFEFRALTVSIQQIWIQSLQQELMNQAENIRKRTSVYNF; encoded by the exons ATGTATATCAGAAGTAGCGACGAAGAGCCTTTAATCAAGCCGCCACAGCAACAGACATTCGTCCGCAGAGATCCCCTTCGAGTGTCTACCCGACGCCCAACCCGCTCAGCTCTGGCTAAGCGACAAGTGGCTGGACTACAGCTCAGCTCAAAGAGTACAGTTACAAGCAAGGGAAATGTTAGTCCTAAGGAAAACTTAGAGGATCCCCTTATAAGAACAAACGAGGCTTTACGTGAGCTTTATCACAGGCAGCTGACGAGTGACCACTTGAATTATTTGCCGCCATTACCTCCTCAAAGAAACCATGACGAAAACTCTCAGAGGCTGAGCAGCGATAGCTTGCGGAGAGCAAAGACATCCCACAACCAGAGTGAGCATATAGCTGGGGGTTCTTCATCTCATTTACACAATCAAAGAGCACCTTCGCCTCATCAAAATAATACTGTCGATGGTTTCCAGCAAGATCCTTGGAAGTACTCTGGGTCATCTAGACAAATATCAAGCCCTCCACACCCAGCATCTGCTGTTCTAGATAACGAATGCACAGGACAATCCATCAGAGATAATGGTGGGCCTATTGATCAGACTGATCTAGACTTTCAAAGGCCTTACGACCCTGCGCAGCCAAAAGAACCCTGGAATCAAAGGCTTTTCTCTGCCTTACGCAGACCCTCTTCACCATTGGTCTCGCAGAGGAAATCTCCCCAATCTACCAGCGATATAGCGAAGcaaggaaatgaaggaaaaaaaggaTTTCACTCATTTTTCAAGCGGTCTCCGTCTCCATCTACCTTTTATTGTAGTAGTTCACTAACAGATGACAAAACAAGCAGTCATGGTTCTTTAAATGGGCAACAATCTACTGAAGTGGTGCGAGATATCAGCGATGGCTCAGCAACTCGTTCTCTCACACCCAACTCCTCGCCAGTAACTTGCTGGAGAACACGAAACCCTTCAGACCCACTGTCAGATGGTGGATTTAAAAGATATGGTagttttcctttgcaaaagaagaAGGCTAACTATGTGTATCCTTACATTAGGAGTACGTTCAATGAAAAGGAACCTGATACAGAACAAAGAAAACGCCTGTCATTTGTATCATTTCGTAGACCATCTACACCTGTACCAAAAGACCCGGTTGTAGACTCTGTGTCATCAAGTGAAAGTTGTTCTGTGAACAGAAACAATGCCATTCAGAACAAGGGTGCGAATTGCTTTGCTATTCTCCCTTCTTCAAGACCCTTGCACTTGGTTAAAGACAAGTTTGACCCTGAAACTGTTAGTATTCCAATTGAAAGAGATCCTAGGTATGACAAAAAGAATCTGAGAAGGAAAGTAGAAGTATCAAACACTATAGCACCAGTAGTAACAGATGATAATGAAGAGAAATCCAGCTCTCGATCGAGACTACCTCGTACGCAGCGTACACACAGCTTACCTGAAACAAGACCGGATGGTGATTCTGTTCCGCTGTGCAATGACTTTGAATACTTTCAGGAACTGCAG AACTCTAAAGAATCAGGATCTCAGTCTCTGAATGCCCAGCTTCACAAGACAAACAAGTTGTTGACAGGATTACAACAAACTTATGATGG TTTCAGGACCGATGAGGACCAAATCTTACCTTCATCTTCAGCGACTCCAGTTTCCGAGCAGCCGTCTCCAAAAACGCAGTTCACATTCGTGCCTATTATCCCGGACCATTCCGAAGGATTCCATGGAAGAGATCCAGTAAATTGCTCCACCGAGGAATACGAGGCACTACACAGGGACTTATCAAGGTGCAGCTCATCCTGCTCTTCCGTTAGCGGTGGGCCCGACATATACGAGTGCTTCGATAACAGCATATGTGGGCTGGAGGAGCAGCCTGTGGAAAGTAAGACTAATGCAGATCATGTCTCATATCTTCTCAGTAACGAAGAGGATTATATCATAACTTTGGGAAACATGATGAGCATATATGAAAGGATGTGTATCGAGACTCCTTCTCACATTAGGCAGCATTTTGATCTTCTGTTCAAGCAGATAGGCTTACTTTACCAATTCCATATGTTGCTTTACTCCACTCTAAAAGATGCTGGGAAAGATCTGTCCACCATAGCAGGAGCCTTTGAAGATGAACAATTCCGATGCTACAAGCAATATATGATAATGACACCTACAGTACAGAAGGATTTTCATAAATATTCTACCTACCTAAATGAAACTTTTCCCACCCTCAGGTCAGACTTCCTGAAACCTTCTGTTCGTATTAATTTCTACGCAATGTTACTCGAAGGGTTCAAAAAGACAGCCAGTGAATACGAAAAAAACAAACTTCAGTCTTCTATTGATTACCTTTTCAATCTGAAGAGACAAGCCAACACTGAGATGACGATTACATCTGTCGTCTGCAGTCCTGTCGATCTGAGGCTCTGTGGAGATTTACTGATGATTGGAGATATTTTCTGTTATGGAGGGGGTCCTCTTCAGAAGAGAAAATATCACATGATACTCTTTGAAAACTTACTGATGATTGCCTCTTCAAAGCTTTCTTTCTTCAAATATAAAATTCACTACAGAGTGGAACAGCTTGATGATGTGAAACCAGTGGAGGACAATGACAGTGAATTCATTCTAAAAGTTCTAACAGAAGGTCAGGTCACTTCTGTAAGCTTCAAATTTAAAGTGCGCTTAGTTCCCCAGAGAGACCAGTGgattaaacattttcataaaatcaTATCCCAAACGAAAATTCAATATCCAAGCGACAGAGTGAAAAATATATCTTCAACTAATAAAACTCAGATGCTGCCTCTGAGCCTTTACAAAGCCTACCCACAGCTCCTGCATTTAATGACATCTGAAAGCGATCCTGTTACTCAAACCAAACAATTTTCACCCGAATATCTTTGCAACCACTTGATCACCCAGGAGAGGAACTATATACGACAAATCGAGTCGCTCCTAAATCCCGACAGCATCGGACCTCCTGAAAGTCTGTGCACTCTGCTAGGAAAGTTATACAACTTACACCAGAAGGAGATCCTCCCAGATCTGGAGATTGCACAACGGAAAGGCTTCAGAGATGTAATACTTTACCTGAATGACCATATCAATCTGTTTCAAATATATTCGGATTACTTTGTCGTTCGATGCCAGCTGCATCACGAGTTGGAAAGTTCTACTGAGGCCAGCCTGTACATAACCCCAGTGCAGTACTTTGCATGTATCATGTCCTGGTTAAAGCTGGCAAGCTATGATGCCGCTTACAAGACCTACACGTCAGTAATATTACAAAGATTGAAGGACATCGTCTTAGATGCCCAAGTGAGACTGCTATCCGAGTCCATTATCAATGGGAGAATCGACTTCTACAGAAGTGGAAATCTTCTAAGGAGTGATTCCATGGAAGTCAAAACTAGGAGAAGAGTTGTCCATGAAGGCGTATACCAAGTTCTTttattcaaaaaaataataatcttaactaAAAAGAAGCCGCCGTACTACGAATACGTCTGGGACATATGGTTGAATCAGGTCAATTTAGGTCCTCCTTCGAATTCAGAAACAGGGTTCAAGTTGGAAGTTCGGCAAGGGAGAGGAAGAGAGGCGCTTACTTTCGAATTCAGAGCGTTGACAGTCTCCATCCAGCAAATCTGGATTCAGAGCTTACAACAAGAACTCATGAACCAAGCTGAAAATATAAGAAAGAGAACGTCCGTTtacaatttctaa